A stretch of Lysobacter sp. K5869 DNA encodes these proteins:
- a CDS encoding discoidin domain-containing protein translates to MKRVAAAALMMFALSASASENFSLHRPVTGSPICKPGEEAIKAVDGRLSSKTEHKFCTLEKPAWLQVDLQARRQVREFVVKHAGAGGEAAAMNTRAYALSLSEDGKRWRRVVSVRDNRDSVRTHAIAPTWARYVRLDVSEPAQDPADPATRIYELEVR, encoded by the coding sequence ATGAAGCGTGTGGCAGCGGCGGCATTGATGATGTTCGCGTTGAGCGCATCGGCCTCGGAAAACTTCTCCTTGCATCGGCCGGTCACCGGTTCGCCGATCTGCAAGCCGGGCGAAGAAGCGATCAAGGCGGTGGACGGACGCTTGAGCAGCAAGACCGAACACAAGTTCTGCACGCTGGAAAAACCCGCGTGGCTGCAGGTCGATCTGCAAGCGCGCCGGCAGGTGCGCGAGTTCGTGGTCAAGCACGCCGGCGCGGGCGGCGAAGCGGCGGCGATGAACACCCGCGCTTACGCTTTGTCGTTGTCCGAGGACGGCAAGCGCTGGCGGCGGGTCGTGTCCGTGCGCGACAACCGCGACAGCGTGCGCACCCACGCCATCGCGCCGACCTGGGCGCGTTACGTGCGGCTGGACGTGAGCGAGCCCGCGCAGGATCCGGCCGATCCCGCCACGCGCATCTACGAATTGGAAGTGCGCTGA
- a CDS encoding sterol desaturase family protein — MDLGSQALHELVGFFGLGALLELLARDGYRGLLSGEGAKALLFPVIPALLVYELLRTVARRRFKLEDYKVPFLTMLANRLIGAVLSFGMVALCIALLQPLALFQVEVSGWGLIYGYVVWEFAHFVYHYLAHKVRLLWCLHSTHHAPTAMNLSVNYAHLFLEAPYADIVRTSICILAGVSPPLLLLIMLIDGFWGQFIHLGEHALKDGRLGRLHRWILTPAHHRVHHARNPLYMDTNFCNLLNIWDRAFGTYQPQREDIRIEYGITRPMKPGSFLDAYLGEFSALLRDVIAAPGLRNKLLYLLMPPGWSHDGRYKTAVESKREWLAQRQEAV; from the coding sequence ATGGACCTAGGGTCGCAGGCCTTGCACGAGCTGGTGGGTTTCTTCGGCCTGGGCGCCTTGCTGGAGCTGCTGGCTCGCGACGGCTACCGCGGCCTGCTCAGCGGCGAGGGCGCCAAGGCGCTGCTGTTCCCGGTGATCCCGGCGTTGCTGGTCTACGAGCTGCTGCGCACGGTGGCCCGGCGCCGGTTCAAGCTCGAGGACTACAAGGTTCCGTTCCTGACCATGCTCGCCAACCGCCTGATCGGCGCGGTGCTGAGCTTCGGCATGGTGGCGCTGTGCATCGCGCTGTTGCAGCCGCTGGCGCTATTCCAGGTCGAAGTGAGCGGGTGGGGGCTGATCTACGGTTACGTAGTCTGGGAGTTCGCCCACTTCGTCTACCACTACCTCGCCCACAAGGTGCGGCTGCTGTGGTGCCTGCATTCGACCCACCACGCCCCGACCGCGATGAACCTGTCGGTGAACTACGCGCACCTGTTCCTGGAAGCGCCGTACGCCGACATCGTGCGCACCAGCATTTGCATCCTCGCCGGCGTCAGCCCGCCGCTGTTGCTGCTGATCATGCTGATCGACGGGTTCTGGGGGCAGTTCATCCATCTGGGCGAACACGCGCTCAAGGACGGACGCTTGGGGCGGCTGCATCGCTGGATCCTTACGCCCGCGCACCATCGCGTGCACCACGCGCGCAACCCACTGTATATGGACACCAACTTCTGCAATCTGCTCAACATCTGGGACCGCGCGTTCGGCACCTACCAGCCGCAGCGCGAGGACATCCGCATCGAATACGGCATCACCCGGCCGATGAAACCCGGCAGTTTTCTCGATGCCTATCTCGGCGAGTTCAGCGCGCTGCTGCGCGACGTGATCGCCGCGCCGGGCCTGCGCAACAAGCTGCTGTACCTGCTGATGCCGCCGGGTTGGAGCCACGACGGCCGCTACAAAACCGCGGTGGAAAGCAAACGCGAATGGTTGGCGCAACGGCAGGAGGCGGTATGA
- the ppa gene encoding inorganic diphosphatase, with translation MGLDLVPTGKNPPHEINVIIEIPKDAEPVKYEVDKASGAIFVDRILSTPMRYPCNYGYVPHTVCGDGDPADVLVVLPLPLIPGSVIRCRPVGVLRMSDEAGSDEKLLAVPVDKVFAGYSHINDIAQVSPHWLERIGHFFEHYKDLEKGKWVKLDGWGGADEAKQILVEAIERYAAEEDKPKF, from the coding sequence ATGGGTCTGGACCTCGTTCCCACCGGCAAGAACCCGCCGCACGAGATCAACGTCATCATCGAAATCCCGAAGGATGCCGAGCCGGTCAAGTACGAGGTCGACAAGGCCTCCGGCGCGATCTTCGTCGACCGCATCCTCTCGACCCCGATGCGTTATCCGTGCAACTACGGTTACGTCCCGCACACCGTCTGCGGCGACGGCGACCCGGCCGACGTGCTGGTCGTGCTGCCGCTGCCGCTGATCCCGGGCTCGGTGATCCGCTGCCGTCCGGTCGGCGTGCTGCGCATGAGCGACGAAGCCGGCAGCGACGAGAAGCTGCTGGCGGTGCCGGTCGACAAAGTGTTCGCCGGCTACTCGCACATCAACGACATCGCCCAGGTCAGCCCGCATTGGCTGGAGCGCATCGGCCACTTCTTCGAGCACTACAAGGACTTGGAGAAGGGCAAGTGGGTCAAGCTCGACGGTTGGGGCGGAGCCGACGAGGCCAAGCAGATCCTGGTCGAGGCGATCGAGCGTTACGCGGCCGAGGAAGACAAGCCGAAGTTCTGA